One Succinivibrio dextrinosolvens DNA window includes the following coding sequences:
- a CDS encoding IS1634 family transposase — protein sequence MFLSKQKKGGIVYLYLIESSYDRETHTRHKKIVKSFGQYEAFAKEHPDELRKLEEEYGDQKNKAQQVREKSITDFFHTGEQGTNIAAEINSLFPQKIAHLLLRKIWDDELLMSRHLSYLKSRDSNPVEFNVSNLALYFSTLKIVNPCSYFMGLELSPRFLGDPMSEVSSDDVYRCLSYLSSHKEQLFKHINTRLDALTDRKHSLIFYDCTNCYFETPYNDSYWYRKKALRIIRKQLRKLDGRYSAMSDRELNQVIENTPDYSVQVDELLEAMGEPFRMHGVSKEKRTDLPLVSIALIIDENAIPIDFEVYAGNKSEKKTMVNSIRALKEKYQVNNAMVVADSGLNSAPNLLKLNDEKLGFSVAKSALSFEKKIREQELELSTFKNMVTDEGEVTPYRYKIIDFKTRKAEFTDSKNQVHKKSLDCKLLITFSEKRKERDLANLEAMLVQAQDAVIQNKEITHKFSGWKQFVETNTVEAEEENNSENKDNKPKRKKKLIAVKLNEKLIEKRRKCAGFAGVLFKEPPTEKTEYQPAFISSMYHKLVKIEECFRIMKKDFEIIPMYLRDQNHIKGHVFLCITALIMLRLLQRKFAESNLPLSVEKIKDLLQNEQLTMAYRGDLDPLLFKSQELPMNNCLRVKDEEAEKRMQDFLSGNKLMDVLGLPRIKNVTTMDELRKIFKIKTLEVSDFQKKYMEKLRAE from the coding sequence ATGTTTTTAAGCAAACAGAAAAAAGGGGGCATTGTTTACCTTTATCTGATTGAGAGTTCTTACGATAGAGAGACTCACACCAGACATAAGAAAATAGTGAAATCTTTTGGGCAGTACGAAGCTTTTGCCAAAGAACATCCTGATGAACTTAGGAAGCTTGAAGAGGAATACGGAGACCAAAAGAACAAAGCTCAGCAGGTTAGAGAAAAATCCATCACCGACTTTTTCCATACAGGAGAACAGGGAACAAACATTGCAGCTGAGATTAACAGTCTTTTCCCTCAGAAAATTGCACATCTGTTACTTCGTAAAATCTGGGATGATGAGCTCCTGATGTCCAGACACCTCAGCTATCTTAAGAGCAGAGATTCAAATCCGGTGGAATTTAATGTTTCAAATCTGGCTCTGTATTTTTCTACACTGAAAATAGTCAATCCATGTTCCTATTTTATGGGGCTGGAGTTAAGTCCAAGATTTTTAGGTGATCCTATGAGTGAGGTATCATCTGATGATGTCTACCGCTGTCTGAGTTATCTTAGCTCTCATAAGGAACAGTTGTTCAAGCATATAAATACCAGACTGGATGCGCTTACCGATAGAAAGCATTCCCTGATTTTCTATGACTGCACTAACTGTTATTTTGAAACTCCTTACAATGATTCATACTGGTATAGAAAGAAGGCTCTGCGGATCATCAGAAAACAGCTCCGTAAACTTGATGGCCGATATTCAGCTATGAGTGATCGCGAACTTAATCAGGTAATTGAGAATACCCCCGACTACAGTGTACAGGTAGATGAACTGCTGGAGGCAATGGGAGAGCCATTCAGAATGCATGGAGTCAGCAAAGAGAAAAGAACCGATTTACCGCTGGTATCCATTGCCCTGATTATAGATGAGAATGCAATTCCTATCGACTTTGAAGTCTATGCGGGAAACAAGTCTGAAAAAAAGACTATGGTTAATTCCATCAGAGCACTTAAGGAGAAGTATCAGGTAAACAATGCCATGGTTGTAGCTGACAGTGGACTGAACAGTGCCCCAAATCTACTGAAGCTGAATGACGAAAAACTAGGTTTCTCTGTGGCCAAATCAGCCCTGTCTTTTGAAAAGAAAATCAGAGAACAGGAGCTTGAACTCAGTACCTTTAAAAACATGGTTACCGACGAAGGCGAAGTTACTCCATACCGGTACAAGATAATTGATTTTAAAACCAGAAAAGCAGAGTTTACAGATAGCAAAAATCAGGTTCATAAAAAGTCTCTTGACTGTAAGCTACTCATTACCTTTAGTGAAAAAAGAAAAGAACGTGATTTAGCAAATCTGGAAGCTATGCTGGTTCAGGCACAGGATGCAGTAATTCAGAATAAGGAGATTACTCATAAATTCTCTGGATGGAAACAGTTTGTAGAGACGAATACGGTTGAAGCTGAGGAAGAAAACAACTCAGAAAATAAGGATAACAAGCCAAAGCGTAAAAAGAAACTGATTGCAGTAAAACTCAATGAGAAACTGATTGAAAAAAGAAGAAAATGCGCAGGCTTTGCAGGTGTGCTTTTTAAGGAGCCTCCTACTGAAAAAACAGAATATCAGCCAGCCTTTATCAGCTCTATGTACCATAAGCTGGTAAAAATCGAAGAATGTTTCAGAATTATGAAAAAGGATTTTGAAATCATACCGATGTATCTTAGAGACCAAAACCATATTAAAGGTCATGTATTCCTCTGTATAACCGCTCTGATTATGCTTAGACTGCTGCAGAGAAAATTTGCGGAAAGTAACCTTCCGCTGTCAGTAGAGAAGATTAAGGATTTGCTTCAGAACGAGCAGCTGACCATGGCCTATAGAGGAGATCTTGACCCATTGCTCTTTAAATCACAGGAATTACCAATGAATAACTGCCTCAGAGTAAAAGATGAAGAGGCAGAAAAGAGAATGCAAGACTTCCTCTCAGGAAATAAACTAATGGATGTGCTGGGACTTCCTAGAATAAAGAACGTAACTACCATGGATGAGCTGAGAAAGATATTCAAAATCAAGACACTTGAGGTATCAGATTTCCAGAAAAAATATATGGAGAAATTAAGAGCAGAATAA
- a CDS encoding AAA family ATPase, which produces MKLIAQSENIENIVDKNSIYVDKTEYIYNLTKQYDRVFFSRPRRFGKSLTLNTIGTLFEKGVDPYFKGTWIYDKWDQDKYPVLHLSFLEYSATDLTEFKRQLCLSIYKFARAKKIQNVLDDKEPNVYITNLFDAMSDGEQLILLIDEYDRQLTANINNPELYEMFRICLRDFYGSIKGKKQIKFMAVTGVTRLKDVSIFSVGSDINDLSYEYVYSNMIGFTREEIKKFYMDYLKLGVSYENNKNSESVTDSEIENLLDRMAEHYDSYCFDKKYRNKVFSTYSVNNFLLNIASDKEIYFGDYWYDVGGLPSILMNYMESHNLNIENLLKSEIEISYNDFVNPTSLIDINENVLMCQTGYLTLKSELDPYDNVILGPANREVRTALFSLLSLRVYERNVSPYASGKKYVLEQGTAEDIIYLFNSVLAALAYDKYPVGDEFVLRAMLQVYLIGKNHDVRVEQHNNKGRSDILVNFPKRRVVLELKYTDKVSSEKAKLSEAENQIKEKGYGLENLGDRELIQIACVFNGARNKRQITMYKKVEKNK; this is translated from the coding sequence ATGAAACTAATTGCACAGTCAGAAAATATTGAGAACATTGTTGATAAGAATTCAATATATGTTGATAAAACAGAATATATTTACAATCTGACAAAACAATATGATAGAGTCTTTTTTTCTCGTCCTCGTCGTTTTGGTAAATCTCTTACCTTAAACACCATTGGAACTCTTTTTGAAAAGGGTGTTGATCCTTATTTCAAGGGGACCTGGATTTATGATAAATGGGATCAGGATAAATATCCTGTACTTCATTTAAGTTTTCTCGAATATTCTGCAACTGATTTGACGGAATTTAAAAGACAGCTGTGTCTATCAATTTATAAATTCGCAAGAGCAAAAAAAATTCAGAATGTTCTTGATGATAAAGAACCAAATGTTTACATAACAAATCTTTTTGACGCCATGTCAGATGGAGAACAGTTGATTCTTCTTATTGATGAATATGACCGTCAGCTGACAGCCAACATAAACAATCCAGAACTCTATGAGATGTTCAGAATCTGTCTTAGAGATTTCTATGGGTCAATCAAAGGTAAAAAACAGATCAAATTCATGGCTGTTACCGGTGTAACCCGTCTTAAGGATGTATCAATATTCTCAGTCGGTTCTGATATTAATGATTTAAGTTATGAGTATGTGTACTCTAATATGATTGGATTTACCAGAGAAGAGATAAAAAAATTCTATATGGATTATCTCAAGCTTGGAGTCTCATACGAAAACAACAAGAACTCAGAAAGCGTTACTGATTCAGAAATTGAAAACCTGTTAGATAGAATGGCAGAGCATTATGACAGTTACTGCTTTGACAAGAAATATCGAAACAAAGTTTTTTCAACCTATTCGGTTAACAATTTTCTGCTTAATATTGCTTCAGATAAGGAAATATATTTTGGAGACTATTGGTACGATGTTGGTGGACTGCCATCAATTCTCATGAATTATATGGAATCACATAATCTGAATATAGAGAACCTTCTGAAATCAGAGATTGAAATTTCCTATAATGATTTTGTAAATCCGACATCTCTTATTGATATCAATGAGAATGTACTGATGTGTCAGACAGGGTATCTGACTCTTAAATCAGAACTGGATCCTTATGATAACGTGATCCTGGGCCCTGCGAATCGAGAAGTAAGAACTGCCTTATTTTCTCTTTTAAGTCTCAGAGTATATGAAAGAAATGTATCTCCATATGCATCAGGTAAGAAATACGTACTTGAGCAAGGAACGGCCGAAGACATTATATACTTGTTCAACAGTGTATTAGCAGCACTTGCCTATGACAAATATCCTGTTGGTGATGAATTTGTTCTAAGAGCCATGCTTCAGGTTTACCTGATAGGTAAGAATCATGATGTCCGAGTAGAGCAGCACAACAACAAAGGCAGAAGTGATATTCTTGTAAATTTCCCTAAGCGTAGAGTTGTTCTGGAGCTTAAATACACAGATAAAGTAAGTTCCGAGAAAGCAAAACTTTCAGAGGCAGAAAATCAGATAAAAGAAAAAGGTTATGGCCTTGAGAATCTTGGTGACAGAGAACTGATTCAGATTGCCTGTGTATTTAACGGAGCCAGGAACAAACGTCAGATCACCATGTACAAGAAAGTTGAAAAGAATAAATAA
- a CDS encoding helix-turn-helix domain-containing protein: protein MQKIEFYLFTGDEISKLREKMGLSKDSFKHLLNITEFRLKQIEAGKKDLTPEQSKLLVDALKKTIQI, encoded by the coding sequence ATGCAGAAGATTGAATTCTACCTTTTTACAGGTGACGAGATCAGTAAGTTAAGAGAGAAGATGGGGCTATCAAAAGACAGCTTTAAACATCTTCTGAATATCACTGAATTTCGGTTAAAACAAATAGAGGCAGGAAAGAAAGATCTCACACCAGAACAATCAAAGCTATTGGTTGATGCCCTTAAAAAAACAATTCAAATATGA
- a CDS encoding AAA family ATPase has protein sequence MAEYLNCNNESFEKTLRSDFVDKSLLLKTLNGLLNTESQYVCLTRPRRFGKSVNAKMINAYYSKGCDSKELFSTLKVANEPSFERELNKHNVINLDIVKMINSNNGTEGIIEYITSQVISELEQAFPNSFTTKNNLFKALSEINSKTGEMFIVIIDEWDGIFRDHSHDEKLEIAYVDFLRTMFKGTDSDRVIELAYITGILPIKRYNTQSALNNFTEYTVLSSGDFGPFYGFTEDEVKVICKEHDLDFSETKRWYDGYVLGGLHMYNPNSIMQLIKFKEHKSYWGNTASFENVSDLISMNFEGLKDDIFMMLDGSAITGINTRLFNNDISSLTSKDAVITYLIHLGYLAYTDGRVYVPNEEVRLTLKDAVDTCRFSEYLNLIKASEEILEKTYEGDGAYVAECIRKYHSKYSSVIKYNSEETLSYVVQNAYLACIENYYKPVREMQSGEGFADILYIPKREADRNIPALVIELKWNKDAQTALEQIKEKHYTESLEDYCGNIILVGINYDKATKEHSCLIEQIKKSN, from the coding sequence ATGGCAGAGTATTTAAATTGCAACAATGAAAGTTTTGAAAAAACATTACGTTCAGATTTTGTTGACAAATCTTTGCTGTTAAAAACTTTAAACGGTTTATTAAATACAGAGTCTCAATATGTTTGTCTTACTCGTCCCCGTCGTTTTGGAAAATCTGTTAATGCCAAAATGATTAACGCCTATTACTCCAAAGGCTGTGATTCAAAAGAGCTGTTTTCTACATTAAAAGTTGCCAATGAACCTTCTTTTGAAAGAGAACTCAATAAACACAATGTAATAAATTTAGACATTGTAAAGATGATTAACTCAAATAACGGTACAGAAGGCATTATTGAATATATAACCAGTCAGGTTATTTCTGAATTGGAACAGGCTTTTCCTAACAGTTTTACAACTAAGAATAATCTCTTTAAAGCTTTATCTGAAATCAATAGCAAAACAGGTGAAATGTTCATCGTTATTATCGACGAATGGGATGGAATTTTCAGAGATCACTCTCATGATGAGAAACTTGAAATTGCCTATGTTGATTTCTTAAGAACCATGTTCAAGGGGACTGATTCAGATAGAGTGATTGAGCTTGCCTACATTACAGGTATTCTTCCAATAAAAAGATACAATACCCAGTCTGCGCTGAATAACTTTACAGAATATACTGTTTTATCTTCTGGAGATTTTGGTCCTTTTTACGGTTTCACCGAAGATGAAGTAAAAGTAATCTGTAAAGAGCATGATTTAGACTTTAGTGAAACCAAACGCTGGTATGACGGATATGTTCTTGGTGGTTTGCACATGTACAACCCAAATTCCATTATGCAGCTTATAAAGTTCAAAGAGCATAAATCATACTGGGGAAATACCGCAAGTTTTGAGAACGTATCAGACTTAATCAGCATGAATTTTGAAGGACTCAAGGACGACATCTTCATGATGCTGGACGGCAGTGCTATAACAGGCATCAATACCAGACTCTTCAATAACGATATTTCTTCATTAACTTCAAAAGATGCTGTAATTACCTATCTTATCCATTTAGGCTATCTTGCCTATACAGACGGCAGAGTATATGTACCTAATGAAGAAGTAAGACTTACGCTTAAGGATGCAGTAGATACCTGCAGGTTCAGTGAATATCTGAACCTGATTAAGGCATCTGAAGAAATACTGGAAAAGACCTATGAAGGTGATGGAGCCTATGTAGCGGAGTGCATCAGAAAATACCACTCAAAGTATTCATCAGTCATCAAATACAACTCTGAAGAAACTCTAAGCTACGTGGTACAGAATGCCTATCTGGCCTGTATTGAGAATTACTATAAGCCTGTAAGAGAAATGCAGTCAGGTGAAGGCTTTGCTGATATTTTATATATTCCTAAAAGAGAAGCAGATAGAAACATACCGGCACTTGTTATAGAGCTTAAATGGAATAAAGATGCCCAAACAGCTCTTGAGCAGATAAAAGAGAAGCACTACACCGAATCTCTTGAAGATTACTGTGGCAATATTATTTTAGTTGGCATTAACTATGATAAAGCCACAAAGGAACATTCCTGTCTTATTGAGCAGATAAAAAAGAGCAATTAG
- a CDS encoding HigA family addiction module antitoxin, whose translation MKMFNPPHPGFMLSMLLEDNNIKAKDLAKQIHVSPSTISRLLKEKISLSPELAVKLAAAFGNPTTNMWLGFQADYDAWEVEQNIDVSNIERFVLG comes from the coding sequence ATGAAAATGTTTAATCCACCTCATCCAGGTTTCATGTTGTCAATGCTACTCGAAGACAACAATATCAAAGCAAAAGATTTGGCAAAACAGATCCATGTTTCACCTTCAACAATTTCGCGTCTTCTAAAGGAGAAAATTTCGTTGTCTCCTGAACTTGCAGTGAAATTAGCCGCTGCATTTGGAAATCCAACAACAAATATGTGGTTAGGATTTCAAGCAGATTATGATGCATGGGAAGTAGAACAGAACATTGATGTTTCTAATATTGAACGTTTTGTTCTAGGTTAA
- a CDS encoding type II toxin-antitoxin system RelE/ParE family toxin, with protein MIKSFKHKGLKEFFLNGSTKGIQQKDQKRLRYLLALLNHASEITDLNISGLFLHKLKGDRQDIWSVRVSANWRLTFQFVNGDVYILDYEDYH; from the coding sequence ATGATTAAATCGTTTAAACATAAAGGGCTTAAAGAATTCTTTTTAAATGGAAGTACCAAAGGAATTCAACAAAAAGACCAAAAAAGATTAAGATACCTTTTGGCGTTGCTTAATCATGCCTCGGAAATTACTGATTTAAATATTTCTGGATTGTTTCTTCATAAATTAAAAGGTGATCGTCAGGATATTTGGTCAGTTAGAGTGTCAGCTAATTGGAGACTCACATTTCAATTTGTGAATGGTGATGTATATATATTAGATTACGAGGATTATCACTGA